A segment of the Candidatus Andeanibacterium colombiense genome:
ACCAGCAGCGCGATCAGCGTGCCGAAGATCGGCCGCCCGGCAAGGAACGCGACCGTGCCGTCGATCGGATCGAGCACCCATTGGCGGCCCGACTTGCCTTCGGTCACGCCGAATTCCTCGCCGATCACACCGTCCTGCGGGACTTCGGCGGTAAGCAGCTTGCGGATCGCCTGTTCCGCCTCGCGGTCGGCGATGGTGACCGGGGAGGCGTCGGCCTTGCGCTCGGCATCGGTCACGACGCGGAAATGGGGCCGGATCGCGGCGCGGGCGGCGTCCGCGAGGCGATGCGCGAGGGCGATGTCGCTGGCTGAAATCTTCACCGCAGCCGCTTCGCCCGATCGCGCGCGCGCGTCAAGCGCCGGCCCGTTCAGACGCGGTTAGGCCGCCGCGGAAAATACTCTCGCGCGGGGACCCAGGAGGAACTGCATATGGCAAGAATGATCGCGACCGCCGGAATCCTCGCCGCCTTGCTGACCGCGACGGCGGCCAGCGCGGGCTCGCCGCTCAAGGGAATCGACGTGAAGCTCGGCAAGCAGACCGCCGCGGCGAAATGCGCGGCGGCGACGCAGGATCATCCGCAGCCTTGCGCGACGGCTTCCGCCGCGGCCAATCCCGCACCGATCCGTAAAGCCAAGCCCGCGCCCGTGCCGCACGGCTAGGCTGCGCGGCGCTAGTCGAACAGGCTGGAGACCGAACTCTCGTCCGAAATTCGCCGCACCGCCTCGCCGATCAGCGGGGCGATGGTGAGGGTGCGGATGCGCGGCGAATCCTGCGCCGCGTCGGTCGGCAGGATCGTGTCGGTGATGACGAGTTCGGTCAGCGCCGAGGAATTGACCCGCGCGACGGCGCCGCCCGAGAGTACGCCGTGGGTGATATAGGCGGCAACGCTCTTCGCGCCCTGGTCGAGCAGCGCCTGGGCGGCGTTGCACAAGGTCCCGCCCGAATCGACGATATCGTCGATCAGGATGCAGGCGCGGCCTTTGACATCGCCGATGATGTTCATCACTTCGCTTTCGCCGGCGCGCTCGCGGCGCTTGTCGACGATCGCCAGCGGGGCATTCTCGAGCCGCTTGGCCAGCGCGCGCGCGCGGACCACGCCGCCGACGTCGGGCGAAACCACCATCAGGTCCCCGTCGCCGTAACGCGCCTGGATATCGGCGGCCATCACTGGCGCGGCATAGAGATTGTCGGTCGGGATATCGAAGAAGCCCTGGATCTGCCCCGCATGGAGATCGACCGAGAGCACCCGGCTCGCGCCCGCCTGGGTGATCAGATTGGCGACCAGCTTGGCCGAGATCGGGGTGCGTGGACCGGGCTTCCGGTCCTGCCGGGCGTAGCCCATGTAGGGCACCACCGCGGTGATCCGCCGGGCCGACGAGCGCCTGAGCGCGTCGATGCAGATCAGCAGTTCCATCAGATTGTCGTTGGCCGGGTAGGACGTCGACTGGAGCACGAACACGTCTTCGCCGCGGACGTTCTCGTGAATCTCGACGAAGATCTCTTCATCCGCGAAGCGCCGGACCGATGCGTCGGTCAGCGGGACCTCGAGATAGGCCGCGATCTGTCGGGCGAGCGGCAGATTGGAGTTGCCGGCCATGATTTTCATGCGAAAGGCCCCGTCGCCGCTGTCAGGAATCACTCGCGCCGGCTCTAGCCGAGCGT
Coding sequences within it:
- a CDS encoding ribose-phosphate pyrophosphokinase, giving the protein MKIMAGNSNLPLARQIAAYLEVPLTDASVRRFADEEIFVEIHENVRGEDVFVLQSTSYPANDNLMELLICIDALRRSSARRITAVVPYMGYARQDRKPGPRTPISAKLVANLITQAGASRVLSVDLHAGQIQGFFDIPTDNLYAAPVMAADIQARYGDGDLMVVSPDVGGVVRARALAKRLENAPLAIVDKRRERAGESEVMNIIGDVKGRACILIDDIVDSGGTLCNAAQALLDQGAKSVAAYITHGVLSGGAVARVNSSALTELVITDTILPTDAAQDSPRIRTLTIAPLIGEAVRRISDESSVSSLFD